One window from the genome of Leptospira broomii serovar Hurstbridge str. 5399 encodes:
- the sixA gene encoding phosphohistidine phosphatase SixA, which yields MKIIIARHGEAEPVSSDGKDSSRILTAKGKADVEKMARFFLTGFKIKKIYHSPFVRTMETAKIYADILRPEEESESLEYLQPGEEYAQTCALLKDYSNSDAILIVGHSPDVSVFSEKLLGISGVGKSFLFTPGSALAVNVPREKFLGGQIIWFVSPDFLC from the coding sequence ATGAAGATTATTATTGCACGACATGGAGAGGCAGAACCGGTTTCCTCCGACGGAAAAGATTCCTCGCGAATTCTCACTGCAAAAGGAAAAGCCGATGTCGAAAAGATGGCGCGGTTTTTCTTAACCGGCTTCAAAATAAAAAAAATCTACCATAGCCCCTTCGTTAGAACCATGGAAACCGCCAAAATCTACGCGGATATTTTACGACCAGAGGAAGAGTCGGAATCCTTGGAATATCTTCAACCGGGCGAAGAATATGCTCAAACCTGCGCATTACTAAAAGATTACTCCAATTCGGATGCAATCTTGATCGTCGGACATAGCCCGGATGTAAGTGTTTTCTCGGAGAAATTGCTGGGAATATCCGGAGTGGGAAAATCCTTCCTGTTTACGCCCGGATCGGCGTTGGCAGTAAATGTTCCAAGGGAGAAATTCTTAGGCGGGCAGATTATTTGGTTCGTCTCTCCGGACTTTCTATGCTGA